A stretch of the Clostridium botulinum genome encodes the following:
- the secA gene encoding preprotein translocase subunit SecA, which yields MGLFEKIFGTYSQRELKKIAPIINKIESYEKEFEKLTDEQLKNKTEELKEMLKNGKTLDDILPEAFAVAREASWRVLGMKHFKEQLIGGIVLHQGRIAEMKTGEGKTLVATLPAYLNALSGNGVHVITVNDYLAKRDRDQMSQLYEFLGLTTGVIIHDLDNEQRREAYNCDITYGTNNEFGFDYLRDNMVIYKEERVQRKLNFCIVDEVDSILIDEARTPLIISGEGDNSTDFYKVADFFAKTLKEDDYTVDEKTKSVILTEQGIEKAEKFFHLDNYGDADNMQVQHHVVQALKANYNMKRDKDYMVKDNEVIIVDEFTGRLMEGRRYSDGLHQAIEAKEDVKIQKESKTLATITFQNYFRMYNKLSGMTGTADTEEAEFREIYGLDVIIIPTHRPIARIDASDLVYKSERGKFKAIVNEIAETYKTGQPVLVGTVSIEKSELLSDMLKRKGVPHQVLNAKYHEKEAEIISHAGEKGMITIATNMAGRGTDIKLGEGVEEVGGLKVIGTERHESRRIDNQLRGRSGRQGDPGYSRFYVSLEDDLMRIFASERLQGIVEKLGLTDEDAIESRLVTNAIENAQKKVEGNNFDVRKSVLQYDDVMNQQREVIYKQRSQVLEGESLKDDIQEMIKSVISEAVDAHMSGLDENLEEDLEKLLTYLQEIYLPKDTVTIDEIKIKSDDEIKEILIDIAQKLYSEKEEEITPERMREIESVILLRIVDTKWMDHIDNMDHLRQGMGLRAYRQQDPVQAYQFEGSEMFDEMINSIKTDTVKYLFHIQVERNIERERVAKETSTNMNGDDSLKQEPARRADDKVGRNDLCPCGSGKKYKNCCGK from the coding sequence ATGGGACTGTTTGAAAAGATATTTGGTACATATAGTCAAAGAGAATTGAAAAAAATTGCACCAATAATAAATAAAATAGAATCTTATGAGAAAGAATTTGAAAAATTAACTGATGAACAGTTGAAGAATAAAACAGAAGAACTTAAAGAAATGCTAAAAAACGGAAAAACATTAGATGATATCCTTCCAGAAGCATTTGCTGTAGCAAGAGAGGCTTCGTGGAGAGTACTTGGTATGAAGCATTTTAAAGAACAACTTATAGGTGGAATAGTTCTTCATCAAGGTAGAATTGCTGAAATGAAAACAGGTGAAGGTAAAACATTAGTTGCAACATTACCTGCATATTTAAATGCATTATCAGGTAATGGTGTACACGTAATAACTGTTAATGATTATCTTGCTAAAAGAGATAGAGATCAAATGTCTCAGTTATATGAATTTTTAGGTCTTACTACGGGAGTAATAATTCATGATTTAGATAATGAGCAAAGGCGTGAAGCGTATAATTGTGATATTACATATGGAACTAATAATGAATTTGGTTTCGATTATTTAAGAGATAATATGGTTATATATAAGGAAGAAAGAGTTCAAAGAAAGTTAAACTTTTGTATAGTGGATGAAGTTGACTCTATTTTAATTGATGAAGCTAGAACTCCACTTATAATTTCTGGAGAAGGAGATAATTCAACTGACTTTTATAAAGTAGCTGATTTTTTTGCAAAGACATTAAAAGAAGACGATTATACAGTAGATGAAAAAACTAAATCCGTTATTTTAACAGAGCAAGGTATTGAAAAAGCAGAGAAATTCTTTCATTTAGACAACTATGGTGATGCAGACAATATGCAAGTTCAACATCACGTAGTTCAAGCTTTAAAAGCTAACTATAATATGAAACGTGACAAAGATTATATGGTTAAGGATAATGAGGTTATTATAGTTGATGAATTTACAGGAAGGCTTATGGAAGGTAGAAGATATAGTGATGGTCTTCATCAAGCTATAGAAGCTAAGGAAGATGTCAAAATTCAAAAAGAATCTAAAACTCTTGCAACTATAACATTCCAGAACTACTTTAGAATGTATAATAAACTTTCTGGTATGACAGGTACAGCTGATACAGAAGAAGCTGAATTTAGAGAAATTTACGGATTAGATGTAATAATTATACCTACACATAGACCAATAGCAAGAATAGATGCTTCAGATTTAGTATATAAATCAGAAAGAGGTAAATTCAAGGCTATAGTTAATGAGATAGCTGAAACTTATAAGACTGGTCAGCCAGTTTTAGTAGGTACAGTAAGTATAGAAAAGTCAGAACTTTTATCAGATATGTTAAAGAGAAAAGGAGTTCCACATCAAGTACTTAATGCAAAATATCATGAAAAAGAAGCTGAAATAATTTCTCATGCTGGAGAAAAGGGTATGATTACAATAGCTACTAATATGGCTGGACGTGGTACTGATATTAAGCTTGGTGAAGGTGTCGAAGAAGTCGGTGGACTTAAAGTAATTGGTACTGAAAGACACGAATCAAGACGTATAGATAATCAATTAAGAGGACGTTCTGGACGTCAAGGTGACCCTGGATATTCAAGATTTTATGTATCTTTAGAAGATGATTTAATGAGAATATTTGCATCAGAAAGATTACAGGGTATTGTTGAAAAATTAGGGTTAACAGATGAGGATGCAATAGAAAGTAGACTTGTTACAAATGCTATAGAAAACGCTCAAAAGAAAGTTGAAGGAAATAACTTTGATGTAAGAAAGAGTGTACTACAATATGATGATGTTATGAATCAACAAAGAGAAGTTATATATAAACAAAGATCTCAAGTTCTTGAAGGAGAATCATTGAAAGATGATATTCAAGAGATGATAAAATCAGTCATATCTGAAGCCGTAGATGCACATATGAGTGGGCTTGATGAAAATTTAGAAGAAGATTTAGAAAAATTATTAACATATTTACAAGAGATATATTTACCAAAGGATACTGTAACAATAGATGAAATTAAGATAAAATCTGATGATGAAATAAAAGAAATATTAATAGATATTGCACAAAAATTATATAGTGAAAAAGAAGAAGAAATTACTCCAGAAAGAATGAGAGAAATAGAAAGTGTTATTCTTCTTAGAATTGTTGATACTAAATGGATGGATCATATTGATAATATGGATCATCTAAGACAAGGGATGGGACTTAGAGCTTATAGACAACAAGATCCAGTTCAAGCATATCAATTTGAAGGTAGTGAAATGTTTGATGAAATGATTAATAGTATAAAAACAGACACTGTTAAATATTTATTCCACATTCAAGTTGAAAGAAATATAGAAAGAGAAAGAGTTGCAAAGGAAACATCAACTAATATGAATGGTGATGATTCACTTAAACAAGAGCCAGCAAGAAGGGCTGATGATAAAGTAGGTAGAAATGATCTTTGTCCATGTGGAAGTGGAAAGAAATATAAAAATTGCTGCGGAAAATAG
- the prfB gene encoding peptide chain release factor 2 (programmed frameshift) yields the protein MIIQLEEAKNTVAELESNLDEVRVSLDIASIEKRVLELENRMQENNFWDDINKAQEVTQEAKGLKDRIDKYSNTKNRLEDLKILIEMSIEEDDESSVEEISNEVKEIEIIIDEFKVQILLSGEYDKNNAIVSLHAGAGGTDAQDWTEILLRMYTRWADTKGYKVETLDILPGDEAGIKSASLKIIGEFAYGYLKAEKGIHRLVRISPFNANGKRQTSFASLEVLPELTESQDIEIKSDDLRIDTYRASGAGGQHINKTDSAVRITHIPTGIVVQSQSERSQFQNKDTAMSMLKSKLVELKERAHKEKIEDLSGDLKEIGWGSQIRSYVFQPYTMVKDHRTNTEMGNVEAVMDGDIDIFIIEYLKANKN from the exons GTGATTATTCAGTTAGAAGAAGCTAAAAATACAGTTGCTGAATTAGAATCAAATTTAGATGAAGTGAGGGTTTCACTT GACATTGCAAGTATAGAAAAGCGAGTTTTAGAGCTTGAAAATAGAATGCAAGAAAATAATTTTTGGGATGATATAAATAAAGCACAAGAGGTTACTCAAGAAGCTAAAGGGCTTAAAGATAGAATAGATAAGTATTCTAATACTAAAAATAGATTGGAAGATTTAAAAATTTTAATAGAAATGAGTATTGAAGAAGATGATGAATCTTCTGTAGAAGAAATTTCAAACGAAGTAAAAGAAATTGAAATTATTATAGATGAATTTAAGGTTCAAATATTGCTTTCTGGGGAATATGATAAAAATAATGCTATAGTAAGTTTACATGCAGGTGCAGGTGGAACTGATGCACAAGACTGGACAGAAATCCTTTTAAGAATGTATACAAGATGGGCAGACACTAAAGGATATAAAGTTGAAACTTTGGATATACTTCCTGGTGATGAAGCAGGAATTAAAAGTGCTAGTCTAAAGATAATAGGTGAGTTTGCGTACGGTTATCTTAAAGCTGAAAAGGGAATTCATAGATTAGTTAGGATATCACCATTTAATGCTAATGGAAAAAGACAAACATCATTTGCATCTTTAGAGGTTCTGCCAGAACTTACAGAAAGTCAAGATATTGAAATAAAATCAGATGATTTAAGAATAGATACTTATCGTGCTAGTGGCGCAGGAGGACAGCATATAAACAAAACAGACTCAGCTGTTAGAATTACCCATATACCAACTGGAATAGTTGTTCAAAGTCAAAGTGAACGGAGTCAATTCCAAAATAAAGATACAGCTATGAGTATGTTAAAATCTAAACTAGTAGAACTAAAAGAAAGAGCTCATAAGGAAAAAATAGAAGATCTCAGTGGAGATTTAAAAGAAATAGGATGGGGAAGTCAAATAAGATCTTATGTATTTCAACCATATACTATGGTAAAGGATCATAGAACCAATACTGAGATGGGAAATGTAGAGGCTGTTATGGATGGAGATATAGATATATTTATAATAGAATATTTAAAAGCTAATAAAAATTAA
- a CDS encoding DUF1657 domain-containing protein, which translates to MPTGTKLEQALASAKGLSADLKTFSLDTDNQDAKQMFKQLSTTMENVAQTIQGRLDFVKQEEPQYRD; encoded by the coding sequence ATGCCAACAGGAACTAAATTAGAACAGGCTTTAGCTTCAGCAAAAGGATTATCAGCAGATTTAAAAACTTTTTCATTAGATACAGATAATCAAGATGCTAAACAAATGTTTAAGCAACTATCTACAACTATGGAAAATGTAGCTCAAACTATTCAAGGAAGATTAGATTTTGTAAAACAAGAAGAACCTCAATATAGAGACTAA
- a CDS encoding M28 family metallopeptidase translates to MNKILNEFIISFLVLLFSISFNTYLNIHPFNENNVIKDIDFLTSNNFKGRLTGTFENKLIEEYIRLQFIKNDLKPFIGDYTQTFTTNYPKRINGYPHLIIQNDAGVKIKEFIYGIDYKEDMLNFKNNKIIVNNKNPFIISKDRMLQVEDNKDYFLFYIPTNDNLNFRSSFVNDSNWSMCVMVTKETLSSINTAIRNGNSVDCFIPFSNSTTTASNILGFIEGKNKYKDPIIISAHFDHLGADLNNNIYKGALDNASGTSFMLEMMRYISSLGRPDRSILFVGFNAEEFGCIGSDNFVKTYKPYIKNSKVFNFDMIGSNQDIPLCLMGGKQDSKNTKFIKNISTVYSSQNININYLFEDNSDHKAFRDNNIDAITFCDNDTSRIHTLKDNPKFIKINSISRCFNFSNKKILEFCFNNNFMIIYYKQILYLSLFFIVIFLILICLHKNYNH, encoded by the coding sequence ATGAACAAAATTTTAAATGAATTTATTATAAGCTTTTTAGTCCTATTATTCAGTATTAGCTTTAATACATATCTAAACATACATCCTTTCAATGAAAATAACGTCATAAAAGATATTGATTTTCTAACCTCAAATAATTTTAAAGGTCGACTTACAGGTACCTTTGAAAATAAATTAATAGAAGAATATATTAGACTTCAGTTTATAAAAAATGATTTAAAACCATTTATAGGAGACTATACTCAAACCTTTACTACGAATTATCCCAAACGAATAAATGGTTACCCCCATTTAATAATACAAAACGATGCTGGAGTTAAAATTAAAGAATTTATTTATGGTATTGATTATAAAGAAGACATGTTAAACTTTAAAAATAATAAAATTATAGTGAATAACAAAAACCCTTTTATAATTTCTAAAGATAGAATGTTACAAGTTGAAGATAATAAAGATTATTTTTTATTTTACATACCAACTAATGATAACTTAAACTTTAGAAGTTCTTTTGTAAATGACTCAAATTGGAGTATGTGCGTAATGGTAACTAAGGAAACCTTGTCCTCCATAAACACAGCTATACGCAATGGTAATTCTGTAGATTGCTTTATTCCGTTTTCAAATTCAACTACCACAGCAAGTAATATTCTTGGTTTTATTGAAGGAAAAAATAAATATAAAGATCCAATTATAATTTCAGCTCATTTTGATCATCTAGGAGCAGATCTAAATAACAATATTTATAAAGGAGCTTTAGATAATGCTTCTGGTACTTCTTTTATGTTAGAAATGATGCGATACATATCCTCTCTCGGAAGACCTGATAGAAGCATCCTCTTTGTTGGATTTAACGCTGAAGAATTTGGATGTATAGGTTCAGATAACTTCGTTAAAACATATAAACCATATATCAAAAATAGTAAAGTTTTCAACTTCGATATGATTGGTAGTAATCAGGATATTCCCCTTTGCTTAATGGGTGGAAAACAAGATTCTAAAAATACAAAATTTATAAAAAATATTTCTACTGTTTATTCTAGCCAAAATATAAATATTAATTATCTTTTTGAAGATAACAGTGATCATAAAGCATTTAGAGACAATAATATTGATGCTATAACTTTTTGTGATAATGATACCTCTAGAATTCATACATTAAAAGATAATCCTAAATTTATAAAAATAAACAGTATTAGTAGATGTTTTAATTTTTCTAACAAAAAAATTTTAGAATTTTGTTTTAATAATAATTTTATGATTATTTACTATAAACAAATATTATATTTATCACTATTTTTTATTGTAATTTTTTTAATTCTTATATGCTTACACAAAAATTATAATCATTAA
- a CDS encoding Tex family protein codes for MTNINNKLAKEFNIQLKQVDSVIELLDGGNTVPFIARYRKEKTGGLDDVVLRNLAERLTYLRNLEERKCDVIRIIGEQDKLTEDLKLKIEMCEILTEVEDIYRPFKPKKRTRATIAIEKGLKPLAELIINGEFKGNIEEYAKKFINEEKEVSSEIEALNGAKDIVAEAISDEAAYRKWIREFVRKNGLIECTGSSEEATPYEMYYDYSEAIFKIPSHRILAINRGEKEKVLSVKVTCDSNKIIEYLNRKCKKENSITDKFIEESVEDSLKRLIYPSIEREIRAELTDKGEEGAIDVFKANLSALLMQAPIKGKVVLGYDPGFRTGCKIAVLDDTGKLLDTATVYATAPQNDVDGSIKILKELVYKHNVDVVSLGNGTASRESEEVLARLIEDVKKESGKDLFYVVVSEAGASVYSASELATKEYPDINVSIRGAISIGRRLQDPMAELVKIDPKSIGVGQYQHDVAPKRLDESLSGVVENVVNSVGVDLNIATPSLLSYISGVNSTIARNIVEYREENGKFKNRKELLKVKRLGPKAFEQCAGFLRVTESKEVLDNTSVHPESYKATKELLKILGYTEDDIKKGNLSDIDSKVREHKVETLAEKLGVGVPTLEDIIKEIKKPGRDPREELPKPIFKKGIVDINQLKPDMLLTGTVRNVADFGAFVDIGVHQDGLVHISQLSDKFVKNPLDIVKVGDIVEVKVLEVDEKRGRISLSMKK; via the coding sequence ATGACGAATATTAATAATAAATTAGCTAAGGAATTTAATATACAATTAAAACAAGTGGACAGTGTTATTGAACTTTTAGACGGAGGTAACACTGTTCCTTTTATTGCTAGATATAGAAAAGAAAAAACTGGTGGACTTGATGATGTAGTTTTAAGAAATCTTGCTGAAAGGCTTACATATTTAAGAAATTTAGAAGAAAGAAAATGTGATGTAATAAGAATAATTGGAGAACAAGATAAACTTACAGAAGATTTAAAGCTGAAAATTGAAATGTGTGAGATATTAACAGAAGTAGAAGATATATATAGACCATTTAAGCCTAAAAAAAGAACTAGAGCTACTATAGCTATTGAAAAGGGATTAAAACCCCTTGCTGAATTAATTATTAATGGTGAGTTTAAAGGTAATATAGAGGAATATGCAAAAAAGTTTATAAATGAAGAAAAAGAAGTATCTTCCGAAATAGAAGCCTTAAATGGAGCTAAAGATATAGTTGCTGAAGCTATTTCAGATGAAGCTGCGTATAGAAAGTGGATAAGAGAATTTGTTAGAAAAAATGGTCTAATTGAATGTACTGGAAGTAGTGAAGAAGCAACTCCATATGAAATGTATTATGATTATTCTGAAGCTATTTTTAAAATACCTTCTCACAGAATTTTAGCTATTAATAGAGGCGAAAAAGAAAAGGTTTTATCTGTAAAAGTAACATGTGATAGTAATAAAATAATAGAGTATTTAAATAGAAAATGTAAAAAAGAAAATTCTATCACAGATAAATTTATAGAAGAAAGTGTTGAAGATTCGTTAAAAAGGCTTATTTATCCATCAATTGAAAGGGAAATAAGAGCAGAGCTTACTGACAAGGGGGAAGAGGGTGCAATTGATGTTTTCAAGGCTAATTTAAGTGCCCTTTTAATGCAAGCGCCTATAAAAGGAAAAGTTGTTTTAGGATATGACCCTGGATTTAGAACTGGATGTAAAATAGCTGTACTGGATGATACAGGAAAACTTTTAGATACAGCAACAGTATATGCCACTGCACCACAAAATGATGTTGATGGATCAATCAAAATACTTAAAGAACTTGTATATAAACATAATGTAGATGTTGTTTCATTAGGAAATGGAACAGCTAGTAGAGAATCAGAAGAAGTTTTAGCTAGACTTATAGAAGATGTTAAGAAAGAAAGTGGAAAAGATTTATTTTATGTTGTAGTATCAGAGGCGGGGGCATCAGTTTATTCGGCATCAGAACTTGCAACAAAGGAATATCCAGATATAAATGTTTCTATAAGAGGTGCCATTTCAATAGGACGTAGACTTCAAGATCCTATGGCTGAACTTGTTAAAATAGATCCTAAATCAATAGGGGTTGGTCAATACCAACATGATGTAGCACCTAAAAGATTAGATGAATCATTAAGTGGTGTTGTAGAGAATGTAGTAAATAGTGTTGGAGTAGATTTAAATATAGCAACGCCTTCTCTTTTATCATATATTTCAGGAGTAAATTCAACTATTGCAAGAAACATAGTTGAATACAGGGAAGAGAATGGTAAGTTTAAAAATAGAAAAGAACTTCTGAAGGTAAAGAGGCTTGGGCCGAAAGCTTTTGAACAATGTGCAGGTTTCTTAAGAGTCACTGAAAGTAAAGAAGTTCTTGATAATACTTCTGTTCATCCAGAATCATATAAGGCAACTAAGGAATTGCTTAAAATATTAGGTTATACAGAGGATGATATTAAAAAAGGAAATTTATCAGATATAGATAGTAAAGTTAGAGAGCATAAAGTGGAAACTTTAGCAGAAAAATTAGGTGTTGGAGTTCCAACCCTTGAAGACATAATAAAAGAAATAAAAAAACCAGGTCGTGATCCAAGAGAAGAACTTCCAAAACCAATATTTAAAAAGGGAATAGTTGATATAAATCAGTTAAAACCGGATATGCTGTTAACAGGAACAGTTAGAAATGTAGCAGATTTTGGGGCTTTTGTAGATATAGGAGTTCATCAAGACGGACTAGTTCATATAAGCCAATTATCGGATAAGTTTGTCAAGAATCCTTTAGATATAGTTAAAGTTGGAGATATAGTTGAAGTTAAGGTTTTAGAAGTAGATGAAAAGAGGGGAAGAATATCTCTTTCTATGAAGAAGTAA
- a CDS encoding ECF transporter S component: MRHNNLNKMIKISLLSVMAFILMFFEVSMPIFPNFLKIDISDLPALLGSFALGPIEGVGIELFKNILHVIFKGTQTGLVGEFANFTVGAVLVLVAGYIYRCKKSKKTAVLGLLTGSIIMSIVASVLNYSVFLPLFAKAFKMPIDAFVSMGALVNPKIHDLKGLVMWSILPFNLLKGLIVSSITLVMYKSVSPILHKDEVVQKRKINALEDQR; this comes from the coding sequence ATGAGACATAATAATTTAAACAAAATGATTAAAATATCACTTTTATCTGTTATGGCATTTATATTGATGTTTTTCGAAGTATCTATGCCGATATTTCCTAATTTCTTAAAAATAGACATAAGTGATCTTCCGGCACTACTTGGTTCCTTTGCACTTGGCCCAATAGAGGGAGTTGGAATTGAGTTATTCAAGAACATATTGCATGTAATCTTTAAGGGAACACAGACTGGACTTGTTGGTGAATTTGCAAACTTTACAGTAGGTGCGGTACTTGTTTTGGTAGCAGGATATATATATAGATGTAAAAAATCTAAGAAAACCGCTGTTTTAGGTTTGTTAACAGGTTCAATAATAATGTCTATAGTTGCATCAGTATTAAATTATAGCGTATTTTTACCCTTATTTGCAAAAGCTTTCAAAATGCCAATAGATGCTTTTGTATCAATGGGAGCATTGGTGAATCCTAAGATACATGATTTAAAAGGATTAGTTATGTGGTCTATATTACCGTTTAATTTATTGAAAGGGTTAATTGTATCTAGTATAACTTTAGTTATGTATAAAAGTGTATCACCTATATTACACAAAGATGAAGTTGTACAAAAAAGAAAAATTAATGCTTTAGAAGATCAAAGATAA
- the rimI gene encoding ribosomal protein S18-alanine N-acetyltransferase, protein MNNLSLEEMKEEDLESVLKINNICFNPPWKLQTLKNEFKNNFSKYIVLKDQHNEIIGYAGIWLIIDEAHITNIAVHPDYRGIGASNYLMNGIMDICTERNIPAITLEVRENNTVAKNLYKKYGFLEEGLRKNYYGPNVNALVMWKKDVLE, encoded by the coding sequence ATGAATAATTTATCACTTGAAGAAATGAAGGAGGAAGACCTAGAATCAGTATTAAAAATAAACAATATATGTTTTAATCCTCCTTGGAAGCTACAAACCTTAAAAAATGAATTTAAAAATAACTTTTCTAAGTACATTGTGTTAAAAGACCAACATAATGAAATTATAGGTTATGCAGGTATATGGCTTATTATAGATGAAGCTCATATAACTAATATTGCAGTACATCCAGATTATCGAGGCATTGGTGCTAGTAATTATTTAATGAATGGTATAATGGACATATGTACAGAAAGAAACATTCCAGCTATTACCCTAGAAGTTCGTGAAAATAATACTGTAGCTAAAAATTTGTACAAAAAATACGGTTTTTTAGAAGAAGGATTGCGAAAAAATTATTATGGACCTAATGTAAACGCCTTAGTAATGTGGAAAAAAGATGTTTTAGAATAA
- the tsaB gene encoding tRNA (adenosine(37)-N6)-threonylcarbamoyltransferase complex dimerization subunit type 1 TsaB — translation MKILSVDSSTSSASCAILEDNKLLGEITLNDKKQHSVILMPLIDSLLNNLKLTINDIDSFAVSSGPGSFTGLRIGIATIKGLADGTGKPFIGISSLDGLAFNLAYTNGIICPIIDALRDNVYTALYSFEDGKLKKLTDYMAIHIDELISIIKETNCDSINFIGDAIPKFKDKLSTSFSKVYFAPNNVNLARASSLGELGLQLLKDGVCDNSLTFAPIYLRKSQAEREYENKLRMKENE, via the coding sequence ATGAAAATTCTCAGCGTAGATTCTTCTACTTCTAGTGCATCTTGTGCTATTTTAGAAGATAATAAACTATTAGGTGAAATAACCCTAAATGATAAAAAACAGCATTCTGTCATATTAATGCCTCTAATCGATTCTTTATTAAACAATCTAAAATTAACAATAAATGATATAGATTCATTTGCTGTATCTAGTGGCCCTGGTTCTTTTACAGGCCTTAGGATAGGTATTGCAACTATTAAAGGTCTTGCTGATGGTACAGGAAAACCTTTTATCGGAATTTCGTCGTTAGATGGATTAGCATTTAATTTAGCTTATACTAACGGTATTATATGTCCTATTATTGATGCTTTAAGAGATAATGTTTATACTGCATTATATTCTTTTGAAGATGGAAAATTAAAAAAGCTAACCGACTATATGGCTATACATATTGATGAATTAATTTCTATTATAAAAGAAACAAATTGTGATTCTATAAATTTTATAGGAGATGCTATACCTAAATTTAAAGATAAATTATCTACTAGTTTTTCAAAAGTTTATTTTGCTCCTAACAATGTTAATCTTGCAAGGGCTTCTTCATTAGGTGAATTAGGCCTGCAATTGTTAAAAGATGGAGTTTGTGATAATTCACTTACCTTTGCTCCTATTTATCTTAGAAAATCACAAGCTGAAAGAGAATATGAAAATAAATTAAGGATGAAAGAAAATGAATAA
- the tsaE gene encoding tRNA (adenosine(37)-N6)-threonylcarbamoyltransferase complex ATPase subunit type 1 TsaE produces the protein MDFIVDSVDKTVDIGLQIGKLANSGDIICLIGDLGTGKTHITKGIAKGLEIHDHITSPTFNIVNEYQGRLKLYHFDVYRVNDPDEIEAIGFDEYIFGDGVSIVEWANYIEELIPNEYLKVEIKKLPELGDNFRKITITCSGNRYNYVKEIKI, from the coding sequence ATGGATTTTATAGTTGATAGTGTAGATAAAACTGTTGATATTGGATTACAAATAGGTAAACTTGCAAATAGTGGTGATATTATATGTTTAATTGGAGATCTTGGAACTGGTAAAACTCACATAACCAAAGGTATAGCTAAAGGCCTTGAGATTCATGATCATATAACTAGTCCTACCTTTAATATAGTTAACGAGTATCAAGGAAGACTTAAATTATACCATTTTGATGTATATAGAGTTAATGACCCTGATGAAATAGAAGCTATAGGCTTTGATGAATATATATTTGGAGATGGTGTTAGTATTGTGGAATGGGCTAACTATATAGAAGAATTAATTCCAAACGAATATTTAAAAGTTGAAATAAAAAAATTACCTGAACTTGGAGATAACTTTAGAAAAATAACTATAACTTGTAGTGGTAATAGATACAATTATGTAAAGGAGATTAAAATATGA